Genomic window (Rosa chinensis cultivar Old Blush chromosome 6, RchiOBHm-V2, whole genome shotgun sequence):
AAATCTTCTAAAAATCTGGGAGGATGATTTTTAATGGACTTGCCTCTGAAGAAACAAGATGCCGATTGTCTGGAGTAATAAATCTTTGCCACGGCTTCCTGCTGTGACTGAATCAGAATTCAaagagaaaccaaagaaaagaggGATAACATATCAGTATCTTGCTAGAGACAACTTTTTCTTCACTTGACTCCTTGGATTTTGTCAAACTATGGAAATACACGGTATGATCATTTTAGATTGCAGTTGCAAGATAAAGATGACAAGTATACCTTCCAACAAGAGCCTCGAGCTGAGGTTCAAGCACAAGATGATATTTAGTCAAGTATGCATGTAACTCGTCCGTTCCAAGAACCTGAAGAACAACTCATCTACATAAGTTCACTACTATTTCTGACTATTTATGAAATTACAGTGTTGCAACCATATTAAAATGAATGTTCTGATCCAATCAACAGATGCTGACTTCTCTATATACGTAGAACAATATAGAGAACTCTGCCAAAATTTTAGCTTGTCGCAACAATATGGGTTGAACTACTCAAGTATTTAAAAGTTTCACAAGAAACCAAATAATAACAAAGGAAAATTCTAAACAATCTTCTGGCGACTTTTAAATCATGCAACACAAAACCAATTTTGACAAGTTGAGATACATTAAGCACATATATGTGAACGATTAAAATCTTTGAGCCACGGATCAAACAAAAGTTACCTTAGCGATTTTCACTAGCTGGTCCTGGTTGTCATGACCATAAAAGAATTGTTCCTTGCGAAAAATCTGCAAGAAAAGAGAATACTTTGTTTAGAGAAATCCATCATGGTGAACAGAAGAAACTTGGATACACAGTAAGATCGGGGCAACATGACCCTTACCATTCCTGCAAACATACAGCCAAGGCTCCACATGTCTAATGAATAGTCATAGTCTTGCAAATCAACAAGGAGCTCAGGCCCTTTATAGTGCCTGATAAACAGCATTTgaatctgtcaaattttttcAAAGAAAACATAGAATCTGCAAGTCAACAACACAAGAGTTCATCTTTAAACTAGAAACTCTTTCGCCAGCAGGCAAAATTGACTCTTTGGTTAGTAACTTAACTTCCCAGCAACTGCAATCTGATTACAGCTTATACGAATAACTGCACATGTCCATGTAAACAATCCCTACAACTATTATTCAGGTTAAGAAATTATGTCCTTGGTTTACTCAACTTAACAGAGATTCTTGCCGAAGTTTCCAAAGTTTGGGTGGAATGGGTTGATACAACCCAAACCAAATCCAAACCCTATAAGACAGAGTCATATTGTCTTTCAGAAGTCTAATGAGAAACTAATTTTCATGGATTTGATTGAATTCTACCTTGAAGCTACTCGGACATTGTATTCTTTGCCAGGATGGTAGAATTCAGCAAGACCCCAATCAATCAGGCGAAGTTTCCGCAACTCGTGATCAATCATAACGTTGTGAGGCTTCACATCTCGATGCATTATGCCCTGGGAATGACAGTAATCCAATGCCTGCAATTACGAGACCACTTTTGAATTAGAAGAATGCATCAGCTAATTCAGTAGAACTGAGAATGATGATAATTGTTCCAAGTAAAAGAAATATTGCTGCAACTAAAAGAACATGCATTGAAGAGTAGATCAAAATATTCCAAACCATAGGTTAGATTCCACATAGAGAACAAGTCCAACGGCACAATACCAAATATCAACCAGTGATGACACCAAGGATCCGTAACCCCAATTTCAAAAATCTGATTGTACCACCATGCACTTAAAGTTCCCAGAATAAGAAAAGACTCTTCAACTTagaatatatatcatatatatatcatattcatatatattcatatgaactGGAATCAACCAATCCATTCATAGTTATACCATATTCAGCCAATAACATAGTAATCCTTATGCATAGTAAAAATATATGCACAATGCTCAACTAATCAATAACTACGTTCATCTGTCCATTACTCCATTTCAGTATGGAAATCTCTGGCAGTTCATTCACAAGTTGCGGCTAATAGATATTTTACACTCAGACCATTTTATTTATGCTCTACACATCAGCAGAATTATCAAAGTATAAAAAGAGGGAAGGGGATGAGAGTAGATAGAAAAAACAATGAATATGTAGCAAGAGGAGCAGATAAGAGAAACCTTGAGAAGTTCATATATATAGTAGCGAATGTCGTAATCTGTCAGTGTGGGGTACAACACTTTGAAATCTGTACTGTTGACATGTTCAAAGATTAAACTAGGAGTTTTTGAGAGCTCATCCCTGACAATATCAAGCAGCTTCacaatatttggacctccacaAAGATTCTGTAATATTTTTATCTCCCTTTTAATCTGCATGAATaccaaaaaattattattacttACCAATGTTTTGGTAACAATACATCAGAAAGGTAAAAACCTTGctctgacacacacacacacacatacggCAGACATATAAACACCACATGGATACCTGTAGGATTTATAcagcttaaaaaaaaatcacacaccttctttttcttgacTGGTTTAAGGATCTTGATCACGcatttttcattgttggtgacatttATACCCTCGAAGACCTCACTGTACTTTCCTCTTCCAACCTTCCGAACAACCTCATATTCATCTTGAACACTGAGCATAATAAGAAGAGTTAGGAGAAACCACCTTAACAAAGACATTACAAACAAATTCTAAGAAATCCTATTGATATTCAATACAGTACAATTACGTTACTATTGATATTCAATAACATAATATTCAGCCTCAGGCCCGCAACAATCCATATCATTACATGTTCTAGCTGGATTCTTAAGGAACACCATTAACAAGTTGATCTGATTCAGCAATCCCAAATGCTTACATTGAAACCAATATAAGCATAAAAGCAATCATAAAGCTTCAATTTATGACCCTAACCCAGCAATTAAAACAAGAAGGTTCAATTGAAGATTCATAATACAGATAAGAAAAACAATGAAGGAACGATTCAATTGAAACAGAGGAAGGAGGTTATGTTTACCCCCATTGAAGGACGAAAGATTCGTAATCCCAGTAATCTCTAGGGCGCTGAACGTTGACGTCGGCGTAGACTCGAGCCCTAGACATGGCTACCGGATTTGACCTTGATTCTTTGAAGATTCCGGTGGAGGATGGCGGCAAAACCCACGTTGCCCTAGCAGAGCAACCGCGGATTTTCTTAATTGAGATTATGTCATTTTTAATACAAGTTGGTTTTATTTTGGTGATATTCCCGGAATCCAATTTCAAACGGACTCGTTTATAAGAGAGAGGAAGGGTATCTCGTCTGATGCTCGAGCCTTTTCCCCGATTTACTACTGGGTAATAAAAAAGGATACGGAAAAGTTTTAATTGGGCACTTTTGCTTGTTAAACTAGTTCGAGTAATCGTGAGTTGACGtatcattttttttctaatgTACTTTTTATGGAAATATGACACTGTATTAAATGAAATTAATGATTATATATGACGATGCAataacattgaaaaaaaaaaaacatgacaagatgcacaaacgcatctaaaataaaagataattaaGATGTGGCTTGATGCCGAAAGACATCGCTGCATTACATATGTCACTCGAGCTATGTAAAAATAATAGCAACTGTAACCCTAACGGCCTAACCAGTAATATGATCACCTAAGAGAGGTGATCTACTCACCAAGAGATAGAAAGCAAGCAAGGATGTCAGAAACTTGGACGTTAGCAGACAAACTCCTTAGAACCATAACCAATACAAGAACAAAATGAGCAGCTGTCTCAAATCCAATATCCAAATTTGGGTGAGAGCTAGGTCTTAAATTCATATCCAAATCTGACCTAAATTCAAAGTGAAATTTGACAAAGCAGACACAGCAAAAACCCATGCCATCTGGAAATGCTTTGGGCACTGGAGCACTGATCTATATGGAATGCTCTGGACATCCAAGTAAGTGGGCACCCAAGCACCAACCCCTCTTGAGCCAAACTATCGTGCCATCAACATAGCTTGgaagaaatcaaacaaggaagaGATGTCCATCGATCGATCTAGAGAGCCCCTCAAATCCGAATCGATTTGCAAGTCCTTAAACAAACTCCTCCTGCTGGAGAAAGCCTGATCGTTAGGCCATTGTCCCTCATCAGAAAGAATCAACCTTGCCCTCTAACAACTCGACAACAGTCCCACAGCAACCAGATCCACCCTACCGATCTTATCTGCTCAAAACCCATCGCGCGGCCAAATGCAATAGAGTTGGCAAAGACCTAGCACGACTCACATCACCATCTTTGAGGCACGCCCGTTGTGGCCTCGACGAACCACAACCGTGTAAAGTCTCCATCGAGGATGGATAGGCCACTACTCCATGCAGAGAACTTCATGAGAACTCTCTAATCAGTGGttgtgggacccacttttttattatattttagcAAATAAACCTTTAAATGTTTAGATATGCATGAGTATATCATTTCCAGAGATTTTCTTTCAAGTTGTTAATCTTTAAGGTACCAAACTATATCAAATTAATGCACAAACCAAATTTGTCAAAGTTGAACATTTCATGTTAATAAATGaaaaatcacgattatgaatgtcttaacgattttcaatttggatGACAATTTGCATAAATAATCTTCTCATGAatataaacatctaacggttgatttgctgAAAtgtgaataaaataaaaaataaatctcACAACCATTGATTAAAAAGTCCTCTTAAAGTCCTTATTTTAATAGTCCTCGTTAGAAACTCACCTCTAATCACAAATAGGTGAACATAAATAGGCATTTATGGAGGAGTAGGTTCACTATAGTTGAAGATTTACTCGATATTAGCTAATCTAGTTTATCCATGAATATAAAACTGTGCTACCTGATGTATCTAAAGCAAGTCGGAAACTTGGAGAGAACAGTGTTCTTAAGAGCGACTCCAACAACTTTtctataatttttatattttctataagttttgtattatagggaagcaaatgtCAAAACTTTCCATagtttttattctcaaattcCAACAAATTCTTTATTTTGCAGTAATTTCTAAAATCtcaataatttttctttaaaattttagagattgctgtaaatttaggaattttgttttctctttccacACTATCTCTAAGATAGGGATAGTCATAGACTTATTGAGAATTTGTTAGAGTAAaatttttctctaaaatagagaaaaatcaaaatgtgagACGGCAATAATCACCCCCCTGAAATATCTCATGGGCTATGAAACCAAGTCCAGGGTCCACACAAACAGACCCATGTGCGAGCAGGCCCGTATATGTATTATCGAGGAATAATATCTTAACATGGCCGTACGATTCCAAGACTCTGAAGTCTAAACTGCCAATAAGATTGGCCCACGAAACGTACGCGTGAATTCTTTTTTTTCCCAGACTCGGTACGTACCATCGCAATCAAACGCGAAACATGAGCGTTGGATCCGGACGCAACCCAATAGCCAAACCGCCACGTGTCGACCCCAGACTGCGTGATCGCATCATGGGATCAAGTAAGCTGAAGTTTAAGCGAGACGGGAGAGCAagtcagatttttttttaacgatttctgatttctttttcatttctctcCAGACCAGACAGAGAAATCAGAAATCGTTGATAGGGGGACCATACGAAGAAGAAGCTACTCTCccaaaggagagagagaaagattgaGCACTTGCTCCATCATCAGCTAGCTTCTTCTGTACGTGGTTCCTTTTACAAGTGCTTCTTATCAAGCAAAGCTCGTGATTCGGATCAATGGCGTTGTGGCGTAAGATGAAGTTTCCGATGCGGAGAGCTTTTAACCGGGTCGCCACCCGCGTCGGACTCCGAAAAACCGGTGAGTTACGATCTCCATTGCTAAGTTACTTTGATGATCTATGATTATTATGGCATGGAAAATGAGATTGAGTTTTGTGTGTGTATAGGGCTACCGAAGCTGCGACACGATGTGAAGGCTTGCGAGTATGAGGACGTGCGTGTGATGTGGAACATACTCAACAAAAATGAGCCAGAGACTATTCGATTGGGAAAAAgctcaaggaagaagaagaagaagatgcctTCTTGCAATTTCTTGGATTGGGTTAAACGCACACCACTTATGTGCCGTGCTtgttgaatcaaatcaaatcagccGTCCGTATATATGTAGATATCAAAACGGTTTGAGTCGTCAGTCAGTCGGCCGTCTCTTCTTCCGGTATAGGGATCAAATCACTAAGCTTAATCTTATGTGTATATGTATATCCATACTTTCTCTACAAAATTTTGAGGGGTAAGTTTGACTCTTTTCCACTAGTACTATTGTCTCTGTAAATGTTGAGCGTCAATCCAGGTTTGTAACTTGTATCTCGTGCTTGAAATAAAAGGGCATTTTGTTATTAAGGATAATACATATAATGAAGGATACTGCACGTACACGTTGATCTACATGCTGTTCTGGAATGGTTTATTTTCCTGATGCCAAATTTACAGGATTCTGTTCATGCTGACAGAAGCTTTTGCACTACTATTTTAATGTATAACATTGGCTAAATGCAACCTCT
Coding sequences:
- the LOC112173189 gene encoding casein kinase II subunit alpha-2, with product MSRARVYADVNVQRPRDYWDYESFVLQWGVQDEYEVVRKVGRGKYSEVFEGINVTNNEKCVIKILKPVKKKKIKREIKILQNLCGGPNIVKLLDIVRDELSKTPSLIFEHVNSTDFKVLYPTLTDYDIRYYIYELLKALDYCHSQGIMHRDVKPHNVMIDHELRKLRLIDWGLAEFYHPGKEYNVRVASRHYKGPELLVDLQDYDYSLDMWSLGCMFAGMIFRKEQFFYGHDNQDQLVKIAKVLGTDELHAYLTKYHLVLEPQLEALVGSHSRKPWQRFITPDNRHLVSSEAIDFLDKLLRYDHQDRLTAREAMAHPYFSEVRSAEISRMQ
- the LOC112173288 gene encoding uncharacterized protein LOC112173288; translated protein: MALWRKMKFPMRRAFNRVATRVGLRKTGLPKLRHDVKACEYEDVRVMWNILNKNEPETIRLGKSSRKKKKKMPSCNFLDWVKRTPLMCRAC